In Fusobacterium sp. IOR10, a single genomic region encodes these proteins:
- a CDS encoding AAA family ATPase has protein sequence MRPIKLEIEGLQSFKEKQTIDFEKLTEFGLFGIFGKTGSGKSTILDGMILALFDEIPRNKIDGNKSSLLNSINDSSKKMEVYYSFALGKDIYEIKRSYKRGTLKGQEIIKSKDAILIKNGNILANKKTEVKNILNEEFGLDVDDFSRTVVLPQGKFNEFLKLRGKEKIEMLEKIFALEKYGEKLEKKIFSEKNYWSKENEKYRNQIIGKGEINSEDIKELETLLEEKKENLFNKEQEKKEFDRIYEEEKTLRELLDKNIQLGISKDDLLKNKNIIEEYKVKIEKNDLGRELKSQMKELALLKERLEERTKEKNELEKSKIKEDINIENLKEIREKLLEKKENYAEEKASINFSIEELRELNKLYEEKNNILIKKKQQDVIKENIIIKEEEIKENTINSEKITKELKTTRDQIKLVGEIKRDILKEMEEALKEKVEYINEAKKEKREKEIKEEFLEKLIGERKVIAKEKELYLTKIKDKNKKLKESFAYRLYEELKEGEPCPVCGSTHHKKMEIGNEKTHDLELEIENLLKEKDEKIVEDSKLLEKINNLEDELNNFKIKFEKLNIEEEEIEIEKQSVLLEKEKINTEKKENKLKELNIKVIQKESEKISLSKDEKRLIGELNNLKDDYLKLTEEIKEKDIEILEKYGEISKNIIEFLKEKKMSLEKNQDKTIKLQSKIEKLIEQISDNYDATQLNTLKLEEIKGSIIKNKTELKIIIDDIHIKSTKFEVKLAGSIFKNQDEVEKSILDDEKYEQIKIEVNNYEKEMQRILTLLDENIKLINGRSQSLERWEELKIKNKELKEISETLKIDISTLEKKIQDKKILLEELKEIIKLKKNAEKKYEVAEELGKKLKGRAFVEFLSVKKLKSIVSQASNRLKRITNGRYQLLSDDECDFYVIDYFNEGSKRRCSTLSGGETFIVSLCLALALSNQMQLKGKIQLEFFFLDEGFGTLDEKLLDKVIESLENINSEEKLRVGIITHLEELKIKIIRSLEVIPAVPGIKGSCVKII, from the coding sequence ATGAGACCAATAAAATTAGAAATAGAAGGATTGCAAAGCTTTAAAGAAAAGCAAACAATAGATTTTGAAAAACTTACAGAATTTGGATTGTTTGGAATTTTTGGGAAAACAGGAAGTGGAAAGTCAACTATATTAGATGGAATGATTTTAGCTTTATTTGATGAAATTCCAAGAAATAAAATAGATGGAAATAAAAGCAGCCTTTTAAATTCAATAAATGATAGTTCAAAAAAAATGGAAGTATATTATTCATTTGCCCTAGGAAAAGACATATATGAAATAAAAAGAAGTTATAAAAGAGGAACTTTAAAGGGACAAGAAATAATAAAATCAAAGGATGCTATTTTAATAAAAAATGGAAATATTTTAGCTAATAAAAAGACAGAAGTAAAAAATATATTAAATGAAGAATTTGGATTAGACGTGGATGATTTTTCAAGAACAGTTGTTTTACCCCAAGGAAAATTTAATGAGTTTTTAAAATTAAGGGGAAAAGAAAAAATAGAGATGCTTGAAAAAATATTTGCTTTGGAAAAATATGGGGAAAAATTGGAAAAAAAAATATTTTCTGAAAAAAATTATTGGTCTAAAGAAAATGAAAAATATAGAAATCAAATTATAGGAAAGGGAGAGATAAATTCAGAGGATATTAAAGAATTAGAAACTTTATTAGAAGAAAAAAAAGAAAACTTATTTAATAAAGAACAAGAAAAAAAAGAGTTTGATAGGATTTATGAGGAAGAAAAAACGTTGAGAGAATTACTAGATAAAAATATTCAACTGGGCATATCTAAAGATGATCTTTTAAAAAATAAAAATATAATAGAAGAATACAAGGTGAAAATAGAAAAAAATGATCTTGGAAGAGAATTAAAAAGTCAAATGAAAGAGTTAGCTTTATTAAAAGAAAGACTAGAGGAAAGAACAAAGGAAAAAAATGAACTAGAAAAAAGTAAAATCAAAGAAGATATTAATATTGAAAATTTAAAAGAAATAAGGGAAAAACTTCTGGAAAAGAAAGAAAATTATGCAGAAGAAAAAGCTAGTATTAATTTCAGTATTGAAGAGTTAAGAGAACTAAATAAATTATATGAAGAAAAGAACAATATATTAATTAAAAAAAAGCAACAGGATGTAATTAAAGAAAATATAATTATAAAAGAAGAAGAAATAAAAGAAAATACTATAAATAGTGAAAAAATAACAAAAGAGTTGAAAACTACAAGGGACCAGATAAAATTAGTTGGAGAAATAAAAAGAGATATCTTAAAGGAAATGGAGGAAGCTTTAAAAGAAAAAGTTGAATATATAAATGAAGCTAAAAAAGAGAAAAGGGAAAAAGAGATTAAAGAAGAATTCCTTGAAAAATTAATAGGAGAAAGAAAGGTTATAGCTAAAGAAAAAGAACTTTATTTAACTAAAATAAAAGATAAAAATAAAAAATTAAAAGAAAGTTTTGCCTATAGACTATATGAAGAATTAAAAGAGGGGGAACCTTGCCCAGTTTGTGGATCAACTCATCATAAAAAAATGGAGATAGGCAATGAAAAAACTCATGATTTAGAGTTGGAAATAGAAAATTTATTAAAAGAAAAAGATGAAAAAATAGTAGAAGACAGTAAACTTTTGGAAAAGATAAACAATTTAGAAGATGAATTAAATAATTTTAAAATAAAATTTGAAAAATTAAATATAGAGGAAGAGGAAATAGAAATAGAAAAACAATCAGTACTGTTAGAAAAAGAGAAAATAAATACAGAAAAAAAGGAAAACAAATTAAAAGAATTAAATATTAAGGTTATACAAAAGGAATCAGAAAAAATATCTTTATCAAAGGATGAAAAAAGATTAATAGGGGAATTGAATAATCTTAAGGATGACTATTTAAAGTTAACAGAGGAAATAAAAGAAAAAGATATTGAAATTTTAGAAAAATATGGGGAAATATCAAAAAATATAATTGAGTTCTTAAAAGAAAAGAAAATGTCTTTAGAGAAGAATCAAGATAAAACTATTAAGCTTCAAAGTAAAATAGAAAAATTAATTGAACAAATATCAGATAATTACGATGCTACACAATTAAACACTTTAAAATTAGAAGAAATTAAAGGTTCTATAATAAAAAATAAAACTGAATTAAAAATTATTATTGATGATATACATATTAAAAGTACTAAATTTGAGGTAAAATTAGCTGGTTCTATTTTCAAGAATCAAGATGAAGTGGAAAAAAGTATATTAGATGATGAAAAATATGAACAAATAAAAATAGAAGTAAATAATTATGAAAAAGAGATGCAAAGAATATTAACTTTATTAGATGAAAATATAAAGTTGATTAATGGAAGAAGTCAAAGTTTAGAAAGATGGGAAGAACTAAAAATAAAAAATAAAGAATTAAAAGAAATAAGCGAAACCCTAAAAATAGATATATCCACTTTAGAAAAAAAAATTCAAGACAAAAAAATTCTTTTAGAAGAATTAAAAGAAATAATAAAGTTGAAAAAGAATGCAGAGAAAAAATATGAAGTGGCAGAGGAATTAGGTAAAAAATTAAAGGGTAGAGCTTTTGTTGAATTTTTATCAGTTAAGAAATTAAAAAGTATAGTATCCCAAGCATCTAATAGATTAAAAAGAATAACAAATGGAAGATATCAACTTTTATCAGATGATGAATGTGATTTTTATGTAATTGATTATTTTAATGAAGGTTCAAAAAGAAGATGTTCCACACTATCTGGAGGGGAAACTTTTATAGTTTCTTTATGCTTAGCTTTAGCTCTTTCTAATCAGATGCAACTTAAGGGGAAAATCCAATTGGAATTTTTCTTTTTAGATGAAGGTTTTGGAACTTTAGATGAGAAATTATTAGATAAAGTTATAGAATCTCTAGAAAATATAAATAGTGAAGAAAAATTGAGAGTGGGGATAATAACGCATTTAGAGGAATTAAAAATTAAAATAATAAGAAGTTTAGAGGTAATACCTGCAGTTCCAGGGATTAAAGGAAGTTGTGTTAAAATTATTTAA
- a CDS encoding exonuclease subunit SbcD, with amino-acid sequence MKILHTSDWHFGKKLEGMKRIEEQEKFINNLKKIVQGEKPDLILIAGDIFDTPNPSAEAETLFFESLKRISLNGKVGVVIIPGNHDNGERLAASKSLVKDIGVIIYKEPYEIKNVGKYSNMEILESFQGGILLKISEKKMFLYCLPYPSEAALNETFEDGKYSERIGEILKEGIENNKEDVPVVVMTHLFVTREDKEVELGGSMAVKVKDLPDVDYIALGHIHKPMKFTSKRACYSGSPIEYRSTEKNFLKKVFIVQVNGNFDTNIKEIPLENYKPIKEYIGNSIEEAIEISNSLKEKEEWIYLKIKTKTHLKSSDIRKIKENKNIVEIIPILLGEETYDEEIDYSEINIKEAFLEFYKNKDGITPSKEIINLFEKLVGDDE; translated from the coding sequence ATGAAAATATTACATACTTCAGATTGGCATTTTGGGAAAAAATTAGAGGGAATGAAAAGAATAGAAGAACAAGAAAAATTTATAAATAATTTAAAGAAAATTGTTCAAGGGGAAAAACCAGATTTAATACTAATAGCTGGAGATATTTTTGATACTCCTAACCCTTCAGCAGAGGCAGAAACTTTATTTTTTGAATCACTAAAAAGAATATCTTTAAATGGAAAAGTTGGAGTTGTAATAATACCAGGAAACCATGATAATGGAGAAAGACTAGCTGCTTCCAAATCTTTAGTTAAAGATATTGGGGTGATAATTTATAAAGAACCATATGAAATTAAAAATGTAGGAAAATATTCCAATATGGAAATACTAGAATCATTTCAAGGGGGAATTCTTTTAAAAATATCAGAGAAAAAAATGTTTTTATATTGTTTACCTTATCCTAGTGAAGCAGCTTTAAATGAAACTTTTGAAGATGGGAAATACTCTGAAAGAATAGGAGAGATATTAAAGGAAGGAATAGAAAATAATAAAGAAGATGTTCCAGTTGTTGTAATGACACATTTATTTGTTACAAGGGAAGATAAAGAAGTTGAACTTGGTGGATCAATGGCTGTTAAAGTTAAAGATTTACCAGATGTTGACTATATTGCTTTAGGACATATTCATAAACCTATGAAATTCACTTCTAAAAGAGCTTGTTATTCAGGTTCTCCAATAGAATATAGATCCACTGAAAAAAACTTTTTAAAAAAAGTTTTTATAGTTCAAGTAAATGGAAATTTTGATACAAATATTAAAGAAATACCTCTAGAAAATTATAAGCCCATAAAGGAATATATTGGAAATTCAATAGAAGAGGCCATTGAAATCTCAAATAGCTTAAAAGAAAAAGAAGAATGGATTTATTTGAAAATAAAAACAAAAACACATTTAAAATCAAGTGATATAAGAAAAATTAAAGAAAATAAAAATATAGTTGAAATAATACCAATTTTATTAGGGGAAGAAACCTATGATGAAGAAATTGATTATTCAGAAATTAATATAAAAGAAGCTTTTTTAGAATTTTATAAAAATAAGGATGGAATTACCCCATCTAAAGAAATTATAAATCTTTTTGAAAAACTAGTTGGAGATGATGAATAA
- the mtnK gene encoding S-methyl-5-thioribose kinase — protein MEKYKKHFRLSVEDAVNYVKDFNIFDKNSKLKGEEIGDGNINYVFRVIDESNNKSVVLKQADKFLRSSGRPLDLARSKIEAEILKIQWKYSEESVPKIYYYDDVMCVIVMEDISEFKNLRKELLKEKIFPNFSDKISSFLVDTLLPTTDLVMDSGEKKHKVQTFINKELCDISECLVFTEPYDDYKKRNIILEENKKLVQEKLYEDKSLHLEVGKLKNNFMNNAQALIHGDLHSGSIFINKNGIKVIDPEFAFYGPMGYDIGNVIGNLYFPLINKKYTMGESKEKEEFLKWLSNSIEEIFDMFIVKFKNKYTKLVKKSLYHEKEFMQWYLSEILADSIGSAGLEIIRRVVGDTKVIEIEGIKDKSKRILVERELLEIGIRFIKERYSIKKGRALYFNKKRCLLHLFLLKYKALVFLRYYLREVIIKEKSKKFSRGKG, from the coding sequence ATGGAAAAATATAAAAAACATTTTCGTCTATCTGTTGAAGATGCTGTAAATTATGTTAAAGATTTTAATATATTTGATAAAAATTCTAAATTAAAAGGTGAAGAAATTGGAGATGGAAATATAAACTATGTTTTTAGAGTAATTGATGAATCCAATAATAAGTCAGTTGTATTAAAACAAGCTGATAAATTTTTAAGATCATCAGGAAGACCCTTGGATTTAGCTAGAAGTAAAATAGAAGCAGAAATTTTAAAAATACAATGGAAATATTCAGAAGAATCAGTACCTAAGATATATTACTATGATGATGTTATGTGCGTTATTGTTATGGAAGACATATCTGAATTTAAAAATTTAAGAAAAGAATTATTAAAAGAAAAAATATTTCCTAATTTTTCAGATAAAATTAGTAGTTTTTTAGTTGATACATTACTTCCAACAACTGATTTAGTTATGGATTCTGGAGAAAAAAAACATAAGGTTCAAACTTTTATTAATAAAGAGTTATGTGATATTTCAGAATGCCTTGTTTTTACAGAACCATACGATGATTATAAAAAAAGAAATATAATTTTAGAAGAAAATAAAAAATTAGTTCAAGAAAAATTATATGAGGATAAAAGTTTACATTTGGAAGTTGGAAAGTTAAAAAATAATTTTATGAACAATGCACAAGCATTAATCCATGGGGATCTACACTCAGGTTCAATATTTATAAATAAAAATGGTATAAAAGTAATAGACCCAGAATTTGCTTTTTATGGTCCAATGGGTTATGACATAGGAAATGTTATAGGTAATTTATATTTTCCTTTAATTAATAAAAAATATACAATGGGGGAAAGTAAAGAAAAGGAAGAATTTCTTAAATGGTTGTCTAATTCAATTGAAGAAATATTTGACATGTTTATTGTTAAATTTAAAAATAAATATACTAAATTAGTAAAAAAATCTTTGTATCATGAAAAGGAATTTATGCAGTGGTATTTGTCTGAAATATTAGCAGATTCAATTGGGTCAGCAGGACTTGAAATAATTAGAAGAGTTGTTGGAGATACAAAAGTAATTGAAATAGAAGGAATAAAAGATAAAAGCAAAAGAATTTTAGTTGAAAGGGAACTACTTGAAATAGGAATAAGATTTATAAAGGAAAGGTACAGTATAAAAAAGGGAAGGGCTTTATATTTTAATAAAAAAAGATGCTTATTGCATCTTTTTTTATTAAAATATAAAGCCCTTGTTTTCTTGCGTTATTATTTAAGAGAGGTTATAATTAAAGAGAAATCAAAGAAATTTTCAAGGGGGAAAGGATGA
- a CDS encoding S-methyl-5-thioribose-1-phosphate isomerase gives MDRMDKDLAFMLKYENIAWYENGKVRILDRRVYPREIKFVECRTYKDVKQAIADMVTQSAGPYTAAGMGMALAAYECKHMKLEEQINYLINASEIISHARPTTINRMKLITNSCAEVGIKALREGNSPIEAIFQRTIDSLERRYRRMSEVAVNLVNLFPKEGKVMTQCFGETIVGCMGREIKKQNKKIEFYCPETRPYLQGARLTASVLKNQGFKVTVITDNMPAWTIKEKGIDVFTSAADTICMDGNIVNKVGTMQIAICAKYFGIPYFVTGIPDEEKYLENIIIEERDPREVTSCNGIENTLKGVEGYYPAFDITPPELVSAVVTDQGIYSPYNLKEYFETEIEQYY, from the coding sequence ATGGATAGAATGGATAAAGACTTAGCTTTTATGTTGAAATATGAAAATATAGCTTGGTATGAAAATGGGAAAGTAAGAATATTAGATAGAAGAGTTTATCCTAGGGAAATTAAATTTGTAGAATGTAGAACTTACAAAGATGTGAAGCAAGCTATTGCAGATATGGTAACCCAAAGTGCAGGACCATATACAGCTGCAGGGATGGGAATGGCTTTAGCTGCTTATGAATGTAAGCATATGAAATTAGAGGAACAAATTAATTATTTGATAAACGCTTCAGAAATAATATCTCACGCTCGTCCAACTACAATTAATAGAATGAAACTCATAACAAACTCTTGTGCTGAAGTTGGAATTAAAGCTTTAAGGGAAGGAAATTCTCCAATAGAAGCAATATTCCAAAGAACTATAGATTCTTTAGAAAGAAGATATAGAAGAATGTCAGAAGTTGCTGTTAATTTAGTCAATTTATTTCCTAAAGAGGGAAAAGTTATGACACAATGTTTTGGAGAAACAATTGTGGGATGTATGGGAAGAGAGATAAAAAAACAAAATAAAAAAATTGAATTTTATTGTCCTGAGACAAGGCCTTATTTACAAGGGGCTCGTTTAACTGCAAGTGTTTTAAAGAATCAAGGATTTAAAGTAACTGTTATAACAGATAATATGCCAGCATGGACTATAAAAGAGAAAGGAATTGATGTTTTTACTTCAGCAGCAGATACTATTTGCATGGATGGAAATATAGTTAATAAGGTTGGAACTATGCAAATTGCAATTTGTGCAAAATATTTTGGAATACCATATTTTGTAACAGGAATTCCAGATGAAGAAAAGTATTTGGAAAATATTATAATTGAAGAAAGGGATCCAAGAGAGGTAACTAGTTGTAATGGAATAGAAAACACTTTAAAAGGAGTGGAAGGTTATTATCCTGCCTTTGATATTACTCCCCCAGAATTAGTAAGTGCAGTAGTTACAGATCAAGGGATCTATTCCCCTTATAATTTAAAAGAATATTTTGAAACAGAAATAGAACAATATTATTAA
- a CDS encoding L-fuculose-phosphate aldolase, which produces MLLKNERIQLMNYGKKMISDGLTKGTGGNLSIFNREKNLMAITPSGVGYLDITPEDIVILDVETGKIIEGNRVPSSEADMHRIFYKYRKDINAMVHTHSKYSTGLSCTGKKLPAIHYLLAVAGEEIPCAKYATYGTVELAKNAYKSMEGNKGVLLSNHGLLTGGKDISEAYNIAENVEFCCELYFISKVIGEPCILPEKEMKKVMKRFEDYGKKIDEHEEI; this is translated from the coding sequence ATGTTATTAAAAAATGAAAGAATACAGTTAATGAATTATGGGAAAAAAATGATTTCAGATGGTTTAACAAAGGGGACTGGAGGAAACTTAAGTATATTTAATAGAGAAAAAAATCTAATGGCAATTACTCCAAGTGGAGTGGGATATTTGGATATTACTCCAGAAGATATTGTGATATTAGATGTAGAAACAGGAAAAATTATAGAGGGAAATAGAGTTCCTTCAAGTGAAGCAGATATGCATAGAATTTTTTATAAGTATAGAAAAGATATAAATGCAATGGTGCATACTCATTCTAAATACTCAACAGGGCTTTCTTGCACTGGAAAAAAATTACCTGCAATTCATTATTTATTAGCAGTGGCAGGGGAAGAAATTCCTTGTGCAAAATATGCCACTTACGGAACAGTGGAACTAGCTAAAAATGCATATAAATCAATGGAAGGAAATAAGGGAGTTTTGCTTTCTAACCATGGATTATTAACTGGAGGAAAGGATATAAGTGAAGCTTATAATATAGCTGAAAATGTTGAATTTTGCTGTGAGTTATATTTTATTTCAAAAGTTATAGGGGAACCATGTATATTACCAGAAAAAGAAATGAAAAAAGTAATGAAAAGATTTGAAGATTATGGGAAAAAAATAGATGAACATGAGGAAATATAA
- a CDS encoding ATPase, translated as MFKDISSNDEAKIFLKNELKNKKKSGTYILYGEDKELIFQFALSFSKGLTCKTYEDDFCDECDSCKRMNSLTHGDLEIFQDIKIEDVREISYRASTSSYEGGNRIFILKDLDKLNKESANALLKLIEEPRNGDYFILLMRNLDLISTIKSRSIILKIKNRSAEELEVTEDIYKFFRGNGNDILNYKIKNLSLKEVFIYSDIQKAIDDYIISKDIESKMNIYKGLIDFYKNKDYIGKAEQLKFAEDIANSCGKDRALAMEICNYMSYFIRDYNKLEKLLEIKHYITSNVNLKLLFRVFILEI; from the coding sequence ATGTTTAAAGATATTTCTTCCAATGATGAAGCTAAAATATTTTTAAAAAATGAGTTAAAAAACAAAAAAAAAAGTGGAACATATATACTTTATGGAGAAGATAAAGAGCTTATTTTTCAATTTGCTCTTTCTTTTTCTAAAGGGTTAACTTGCAAAACATATGAAGATGATTTTTGCGATGAATGTGACAGCTGTAAAAGAATGAATTCTTTAACTCATGGGGATTTAGAAATATTTCAAGATATAAAGATAGAGGATGTTAGGGAAATTTCATATAGAGCTTCCACTTCTTCCTATGAAGGTGGGAATAGAATATTTATTTTAAAAGATTTAGATAAGTTAAACAAAGAATCAGCCAATGCCCTTTTAAAATTAATTGAAGAGCCTAGAAATGGAGATTATTTCATACTTCTTATGAGAAATCTAGATTTAATTTCAACAATAAAATCTAGATCAATAATTTTAAAAATAAAAAATAGAAGTGCTGAAGAATTAGAGGTAACAGAGGATATATATAAATTTTTTAGAGGAAATGGAAATGATATATTAAACTATAAAATTAAAAATTTGAGCTTAAAGGAAGTTTTTATATATTCTGATATACAAAAAGCTATAGATGATTATATTATATCAAAAGATATAGAAAGTAAAATGAATATTTATAAAGGATTGATAGATTTCTATAAAAATAAAGACTATATAGGTAAAGCAGAACAATTAAAATTTGCAGAGGATATTGCCAATTCTTGTGGAAAAGATAGAGCACTTGCTATGGAAATATGTAATTATATGAGTTATTTTATAAGAGATTATAATAAATTAGAAAAATTATTAGAAATAAAACATTATATTACAAGCAATGTAAATTTAAAGCTTTTATTTAGAGTGTTTATTTTAGAAATTTAA
- a CDS encoding rod shape-determining protein, producing MGLFKFGSRRGIGIDLGTANTLVYNKKTQEIVLNEPSVVAVERETRKVLAVGDEAKAMIGKTPDSIVAIKPLSEGVIADYDVTEAMIKYFIKKVFGNTMFMPDVMICVPIDVTGVEKRAVLEAALSAGAKRAYLIEEARAAALGAGLDIAAPTGNMIIDIGGGSTDVAVISFGGTVVSKTIRIASNNFDNDIVRYVKKTHNLLIGERTAEQIKIKIGTAIPLEEEESIVIKGRDLVMGLPKSVTITSEEVREAINDSLMQIVSCVKEVLEKTPPELASDIVDRGIVMAGGGSLIRNFPKLIAQHTQLNVRLSDEPLLNVVRGAGLAMDQLHVLKKIEKAER from the coding sequence ATGGGATTATTTAAATTTGGTTCAAGAAGAGGGATAGGAATAGATTTAGGTACAGCTAATACACTTGTTTATAACAAAAAAACACAAGAGATAGTTTTAAATGAACCATCAGTAGTTGCTGTGGAAAGGGAAACAAGAAAAGTTTTAGCAGTTGGAGATGAAGCAAAGGCAATGATTGGAAAAACTCCAGACTCAATAGTTGCAATAAAGCCATTAAGTGAAGGGGTTATAGCAGATTATGATGTTACAGAAGCTATGATAAAATACTTTATAAAAAAAGTTTTTGGAAACACAATGTTTATGCCAGATGTAATGATATGCGTTCCAATTGATGTTACAGGAGTAGAAAAAAGAGCAGTTTTAGAAGCAGCTCTGTCAGCAGGGGCAAAGAGAGCTTATTTAATAGAAGAAGCTAGAGCAGCAGCTTTAGGAGCAGGATTAGACATTGCAGCTCCAACAGGAAACATGATAATTGATATAGGTGGGGGATCTACAGACGTAGCTGTAATTTCATTTGGTGGAACAGTTGTAAGTAAAACCATTAGAATTGCAAGTAATAATTTTGATAATGATATTGTTAGATACGTAAAGAAAACTCATAATTTATTAATTGGTGAGAGAACTGCAGAACAAATAAAAATAAAAATAGGAACAGCAATCCCTCTAGAAGAGGAAGAAAGTATAGTTATAAAAGGAAGAGATTTAGTTATGGGTCTTCCTAAATCAGTTACAATAACTTCAGAAGAAGTTAGAGAAGCAATTAATGATTCTTTAATGCAAATAGTATCTTGTGTAAAAGAAGTATTGGAAAAAACACCACCAGAATTGGCTTCTGATATAGTTGACAGAGGTATAGTAATGGCTGGTGGAGGATCTTTAATTAGAAATTTTCCTAAGTTAATAGCTCAACATACTCAATTAAATGTTAGACTTTCAGATGAACCTCTTTTAAATGTTGTTAGAGGAGCAGGATTAGCCATGGATCAATTACATGTATTGAAAAAAATAGAGAAAGCAGAGAGGTAA
- a CDS encoding ribonuclease III domain-containing protein: MDSIDVREKSGVVLAYLGDSIWEVNVREYFFFKGYNLKHMNNEVVKYVNAKTQSKILNRILKNVEDKYKPLINRSKNGKIKSFPKTCTPQEYREATAFEAYIAALYLDGNIDEIRHIVKLNINLEEKDGII, translated from the coding sequence ATGGACTCTATAGATGTAAGAGAAAAAAGTGGAGTAGTGTTAGCTTATTTGGGAGATTCTATTTGGGAAGTGAATGTTAGGGAATACTTTTTTTTTAAAGGTTATAATTTAAAGCATATGAACAATGAAGTTGTGAAATATGTAAATGCTAAGACTCAAAGCAAAATATTAAACAGAATATTAAAAAATGTAGAGGATAAATATAAACCACTTATAAATAGATCGAAAAATGGGAAGATAAAATCCTTTCCTAAAACTTGTACCCCTCAAGAATATAGAGAAGCAACAGCTTTTGAAGCTTATATTGCTGCTTTATATTTAGATGGCAACATAGATGAAATAAGACATATTGTAAAATTAAATATAAACTTGGAGGAAAAAGATGGGATTATTTAA